One genomic window of Niveibacterium sp. SC-1 includes the following:
- the modC gene encoding molybdenum ABC transporter ATP-binding protein encodes MSGLEVRCQLAHPGFELDVDLVLPGRGVIGIFGRSGSGKTSLLRTVAGLSRPQHARVMIEGECWQDDARGICLPTHRRPLGYVFQEASLLPHLSVRGNLEYGYKRVQAAARSVPCDQAVELLGVGHLLGRAVQGLSGGERQRVAIARALLTSPRMLLMDEPLGALDAQSRAEILPYLERVHEALSIPLLYVSHAMDEIARLADHLVLMEHGRAVASGPLETLLARLDLPLARERDAGVVVSGHIGAVDEGYGLSRIDFGGGSLWVGGTHGLGSAARARVLARDVSVALEPPHRSSILNVLEARIVERRDEDAERTSLRLLLGVDTNGTALLARLTRRSADVLALQPGMPVWAQVKSVALVA; translated from the coding sequence GTGAGCGGGCTGGAGGTCCGTTGTCAGCTGGCGCATCCGGGCTTCGAGCTCGATGTCGATCTCGTGCTGCCCGGGCGTGGCGTGATCGGCATCTTCGGCCGTTCCGGCAGCGGCAAGACGAGTCTGCTGCGCACGGTGGCTGGCCTCTCCCGGCCACAACATGCCCGCGTCATGATCGAGGGTGAGTGCTGGCAGGACGATGCGCGCGGCATCTGCCTACCAACCCATCGTCGCCCGCTTGGCTATGTGTTCCAGGAAGCGAGTCTGCTCCCTCATCTGAGCGTGCGGGGCAATCTGGAATACGGCTACAAGCGCGTGCAGGCGGCGGCGCGCAGCGTTCCGTGCGATCAGGCCGTCGAGCTGCTTGGCGTGGGGCATCTGCTCGGTCGCGCCGTGCAGGGGCTTTCCGGTGGCGAGCGTCAGCGCGTGGCGATCGCGCGCGCATTGCTCACCAGCCCGCGGATGCTGTTGATGGATGAACCGCTGGGGGCCCTGGATGCGCAGAGCCGTGCTGAGATCCTGCCTTACCTTGAGCGGGTGCACGAAGCGCTCTCCATTCCGCTGCTCTATGTGAGCCATGCGATGGATGAGATCGCCCGCCTGGCCGATCACCTCGTGCTGATGGAGCACGGACGGGCGGTGGCGAGCGGACCACTGGAGACACTGCTGGCGCGCCTGGACCTGCCACTTGCGCGCGAACGGGACGCTGGCGTGGTGGTGAGTGGCCACATCGGGGCCGTCGACGAAGGCTACGGGCTATCGCGCATCGATTTCGGGGGTGGTTCCCTGTGGGTGGGTGGCACGCATGGGCTGGGCAGCGCGGCGCGGGCCCGCGTGCTTGCGCGTGACGTCAGCGTGGCCCTTGAGCCGCCGCATCGCAGCAGCATCCTCAACGTGCTGGAGGCTCGGATCGTGGAGCGACGCGACGAGGATGCGGAGCGTACAAGCCTGCGCCTGTTGTTGGGGGTCGATACGAATGGCACGGCGCTGCTGGCGCGCCTGACGCGACGCTCGGCCGACGTGCTCGCCCTCCAGCCCGGGATGCCGGTGTGGGCGCAAGTGAAAAGCGTGGCGCTGGTGGCCTGA
- a CDS encoding TOBE domain-containing protein → MTLQLDGRIWLARDGEMLAGRERFALLRALGETGSISAAARALRMSYKHAWDTVETMNRVAGEALVTSSVGGKGGGGARLTARALALLDTFSRAEAAHQQMLESLSRQLLGEGLDAMALRQTSARNQLEGIVSAVRPGKLADEIEVSLGDGERLFATVTHASTQALDLRPQRKVVALFKAGAIALSTDASSPAGLRARVTQVARARGAAEIDLLTPGGHALHAAMRGTADQLRDFVPGVEAWARVPPSQIILGLR, encoded by the coding sequence ATGACGCTACAACTGGATGGCCGCATCTGGCTCGCACGCGACGGCGAAATGCTCGCCGGCCGGGAACGCTTCGCGCTCCTGCGTGCGCTGGGCGAGACGGGATCGATCTCCGCCGCGGCGCGCGCGCTGCGGATGAGCTACAAGCATGCGTGGGACACGGTGGAGACGATGAACCGGGTCGCCGGCGAGGCGCTGGTCACCTCCAGCGTCGGCGGCAAGGGCGGCGGCGGCGCGCGACTCACCGCCCGCGCGCTAGCCCTGCTCGACACCTTTTCACGCGCCGAGGCCGCGCATCAGCAGATGCTGGAGAGCCTGAGCCGCCAGTTGCTGGGCGAAGGCCTGGACGCGATGGCACTTCGCCAGACGAGCGCGCGCAACCAGCTCGAAGGCATCGTCAGCGCGGTGCGCCCCGGCAAGCTCGCCGACGAGATCGAAGTCAGCCTCGGGGACGGCGAGCGGCTGTTCGCCACGGTGACCCACGCCAGCACGCAGGCGCTCGACCTGCGGCCTCAGCGCAAAGTCGTCGCGCTCTTCAAGGCCGGCGCGATCGCGCTCTCTACCGACGCAAGCTCGCCGGCAGGCCTGCGTGCACGCGTCACCCAGGTGGCTCGCGCGCGCGGCGCGGCCGAGATCGACCTGCTTACACCAGGCGGTCACGCGCTGCATGCGGCCATGCGCGGGACGGCGGACCAGCTCCGCGATTTCGTGCCGGGCGTGGAAGCCTGGGCCCGCGTGCCGCCTTCGCAGATCATCCTCGGCCTGCGCTGA
- a CDS encoding 3-deoxy-7-phosphoheptulonate synthase, producing MIAQTENLNVVGFDHMPSPTEIKNSVPLSEKAADTVLKGRQTLNRILDRQDPRLFVVVGPCSIHDPEAGIDYAQRLKKLAAAVSDSLYVVMRVYFEKPRTTTGWKGFINDPRMDDTFRVAEGMERGRRFLHDVAETGVPAATEALDPISPQYYGDLVSWTAIGARTSESQTHREMASGLSTPVGFKNGTDGSLDAAINGILSAASPHSFLGINDEGEAAIIRTRGNRYGHVVLRGGAGRPNYDTVSVSLAEQALAKAKMPQNIVVDCSHANSWKKPEFQPLVMRDVVHQVREGNKSIVGVMIESFIEAGNQAILADKSQMKYGCSVTDACVSWDTTEEMLLRAHEVLAPVIAQRGRA from the coding sequence ATGATCGCCCAGACCGAAAACCTCAACGTGGTCGGTTTCGACCATATGCCCTCGCCCACCGAGATCAAGAACAGCGTGCCGCTGAGCGAAAAGGCAGCCGACACGGTGCTCAAGGGCCGCCAGACGCTCAACCGCATTCTCGACCGCCAGGATCCGCGCCTTTTCGTGGTCGTCGGCCCCTGCTCCATCCACGATCCCGAAGCCGGCATCGACTACGCGCAGCGCCTCAAGAAACTGGCCGCCGCCGTATCCGACAGCCTCTACGTGGTGATGCGGGTGTACTTCGAGAAGCCGCGCACCACCACCGGCTGGAAGGGTTTCATCAACGACCCGCGCATGGACGACACCTTCCGCGTCGCCGAAGGCATGGAACGCGGCCGCCGCTTCCTGCATGACGTGGCCGAAACCGGCGTGCCGGCGGCCACCGAAGCGCTCGACCCGATCTCGCCGCAGTACTACGGCGACCTGGTGAGCTGGACCGCGATCGGCGCCCGCACCTCCGAATCGCAGACCCACCGCGAGATGGCCTCCGGCCTGTCCACGCCGGTCGGCTTCAAGAACGGCACCGACGGTTCGCTCGACGCCGCGATCAACGGCATCCTCTCCGCCGCCAGCCCGCACAGTTTCCTCGGCATCAACGACGAGGGTGAGGCCGCGATCATCCGTACCCGCGGCAACCGCTACGGCCATGTGGTGCTGCGCGGTGGCGCCGGCCGCCCGAACTACGACACCGTCTCGGTTTCCCTCGCCGAACAGGCACTGGCCAAGGCCAAGATGCCGCAGAACATCGTCGTCGACTGCTCCCATGCCAACTCCTGGAAGAAGCCGGAATTCCAGCCGCTGGTAATGCGTGACGTCGTGCACCAGGTGCGCGAGGGCAACAAGTCCATCGTCGGCGTGATGATCGAAAGCTTCATCGAGGCGGGCAACCAGGCCATCCTCGCCGACAAGAGCCAGATGAAGTACGGCTGCTCGGTGACCGACGCCTGCGTCAGCTGGGACACCACCGAAGAGATGCTGCTCCGCGCGCACGAAGTGCTCGCTCCCGTGATCGCGCAGCGAGGACGCGCGTGA
- the modB gene encoding molybdate ABC transporter permease subunit — protein MNPAYQSVFLTLKLAGVVTVCLLLLGTPLAWWLARTRSRLKPVVGALVALPLVLPPTVLGFYLLLLLGPNGWGGQFTQWLGIGRLPFTFAGLVVASVLCSMPFVVQPIQNAFEAIGTRPLEVAATLGAGPWDRFVSVSLPLAAPGFMSAIVLGFAHTMGEFGLVLMVGGNIPGATRVLSVDIYDQVETLNYARAHWLSAGMVLFSFVVLFLLHRFKARPVVNP, from the coding sequence ATGAATCCCGCGTATCAGTCCGTCTTTCTCACGCTCAAGCTGGCGGGCGTGGTGACCGTGTGCTTGCTGTTGCTGGGCACGCCTCTGGCCTGGTGGCTGGCGCGCACCCGCTCGCGCCTCAAGCCGGTGGTGGGCGCGCTCGTTGCGTTGCCGTTGGTGCTGCCGCCGACGGTGCTGGGCTTCTACCTCCTGCTCTTGCTGGGGCCCAATGGTTGGGGCGGGCAATTCACGCAGTGGCTGGGCATCGGGCGCTTGCCGTTTACCTTCGCGGGCCTGGTGGTGGCCTCGGTGTTGTGCTCCATGCCCTTCGTGGTGCAGCCGATCCAGAACGCCTTTGAAGCTATCGGCACCCGTCCGCTCGAAGTTGCTGCGACCCTCGGAGCGGGGCCATGGGACCGCTTCGTCTCGGTCTCCCTCCCGCTGGCTGCACCGGGCTTCATGAGCGCGATCGTCCTTGGCTTCGCCCACACCATGGGCGAGTTCGGGCTGGTGCTGATGGTGGGGGGCAACATCCCGGGCGCGACGCGGGTCTTGTCGGTGGACATCTATGACCAGGTGGAAACGCTCAACTACGCGCGCGCCCACTGGCTTTCCGCCGGCATGGTGCTCTTTTCCTTCGTGGTGCTGTTCCTGCTCCATCGCTTCAAGGCCAGGCCGGTGGTGAATCCGTGA
- the modA gene encoding molybdate ABC transporter substrate-binding protein gives MKLLRLSCLLLVLSGMLGAAHAEEFKLAVAANFAATVERLAAAFKQESGHQAVISTGATGKFYTQIVNGAPFDILLSADAHTPLKLEEGGLGVKGSRFTYAVGKLALWSAKPGLVDDKGEVLRKGEFQHLAIANPATAPYGAAAVEALKALGLYDTLLPKLVQGESIAQAHQFVASGNAELGFVALSQVFKDGAPVGGSLWRVSDKLYGEIRQDAVLLEVGKDNAAARAFLAYLKSDKATALIKSFGYER, from the coding sequence ATGAAACTCCTTCGCCTGTCCTGCCTTCTTCTCGTCCTGAGCGGCATGCTCGGTGCTGCCCATGCGGAGGAGTTCAAACTCGCCGTTGCCGCGAACTTCGCGGCAACGGTTGAACGGCTCGCGGCTGCCTTCAAGCAGGAGAGCGGCCACCAGGCCGTGATTTCCACCGGCGCGACGGGCAAGTTCTATACGCAGATCGTCAATGGCGCGCCCTTCGACATCCTGCTCTCCGCCGACGCCCATACACCCCTAAAGCTGGAGGAGGGCGGCCTCGGCGTAAAGGGCAGCCGCTTCACCTATGCGGTCGGCAAACTGGCGCTGTGGAGCGCGAAGCCGGGCCTGGTGGATGACAAGGGGGAGGTGCTGCGCAAGGGGGAATTCCAGCATCTCGCGATCGCGAACCCGGCTACCGCTCCCTATGGCGCCGCCGCAGTGGAAGCGCTCAAGGCCCTGGGCCTCTACGACACGCTGCTGCCCAAGCTCGTGCAGGGCGAAAGCATCGCGCAGGCGCACCAGTTCGTTGCCAGCGGCAACGCCGAGCTTGGCTTCGTCGCACTCTCCCAAGTGTTCAAGGATGGCGCACCGGTCGGTGGTTCGCTCTGGCGGGTGAGCGACAAGCTTTACGGCGAGATCCGCCAAGACGCGGTGCTGCTTGAGGTGGGCAAAGACAATGCTGCGGCCAGGGCTTTCCTGGCCTACCTGAAGAGCGACAAGGCGACTGCGCTGATCAAGAGTTTCGGCTACGAACGCTGA